The Hymenobacter oligotrophus genome has a window encoding:
- a CDS encoding YfiT family bacillithiol transferase, with protein MSAPETAAAEQDLRYPIGHYSLPEQPLTAEERAVYIQQLMALPTELRQALDGLNGIQFDTPYRPGGWSVRQVLHHLPDSHLNSYMRFRLALTEDNPTIKPYDEAGWAELPDVAIVPPDVSLILLDALHARWVVLISQLTDEQWLRTWYHPGMQQTIRLDQALVMYAWHGRHHVAHITSLRKRMGW; from the coding sequence ATGTCTGCACCCGAAACCGCTGCCGCCGAGCAGGACTTGCGTTACCCCATCGGCCACTACAGCCTGCCCGAGCAACCGCTCACGGCCGAGGAGCGTGCCGTGTACATTCAGCAACTGATGGCCTTGCCCACGGAGCTGCGCCAAGCCCTCGACGGCCTCAACGGCATTCAGTTCGACACGCCGTACCGGCCGGGTGGCTGGTCGGTGCGGCAAGTGCTGCACCACCTGCCCGATTCGCACCTGAACAGCTACATGCGCTTCCGGCTGGCCCTCACCGAAGATAACCCCACCATTAAGCCCTACGACGAAGCCGGCTGGGCCGAGCTGCCCGACGTGGCCATTGTGCCGCCCGACGTGTCGCTCATTCTGCTCGATGCCTTGCACGCCCGCTGGGTGGTGCTCATCAGCCAGCTAACCGACGAGCAATGGCTGCGCACGTGGTACCACCCCGGCATGCAGCAAACCATTCGCCTCGACCAAGCCTTGGTAATGTACGCGTGGCACGGGCGTCACCACGTGGCGCACATTACCAGCCTGCGCAAGCGCATGGGCTGGTAG
- a CDS encoding SDR family oxidoreductase, producing MDLNGKVAIVTGVSKGIGLATAQLLLERGAVVAGWGRRAPENLQHERFQFFECDVRNELSVQEAFTNTQRELGQEVTVLVNNAGLGISGEVDGFRSEDWHTMFDTNVHGTFYCTKAVLPQMRKQQLGHIVNISSIAGLNGIEMMAGYCATKYAVRGFSHSLFKEVRKDGIKVTCLYPGSTQTNFFDDIPGTNANPSMMQPEDIAGAIVYAIETPFNFHIVDMEMRPLQPKKG from the coding sequence ATGGATCTGAACGGCAAGGTAGCCATTGTCACGGGCGTCAGCAAAGGTATTGGCCTGGCCACGGCGCAGTTGCTGCTCGAGCGCGGCGCAGTGGTGGCCGGCTGGGGCCGCCGCGCGCCAGAAAACCTGCAACACGAGCGGTTTCAGTTTTTTGAGTGCGACGTGCGCAACGAGCTATCGGTGCAAGAAGCCTTTACCAACACCCAGCGCGAGTTGGGGCAGGAGGTAACGGTGCTGGTAAACAACGCCGGACTGGGTATTTCGGGCGAAGTTGATGGTTTCCGATCGGAGGATTGGCACACCATGTTCGATACCAACGTGCACGGCACGTTTTACTGCACCAAAGCCGTGCTGCCGCAAATGCGCAAGCAGCAGTTGGGCCACATCGTCAACATTTCGTCCATCGCGGGCCTCAACGGCATCGAGATGATGGCCGGTTATTGCGCCACGAAGTACGCGGTGCGCGGCTTTTCGCACTCGTTGTTCAAGGAAGTGCGCAAGGATGGCATCAAGGTTACGTGCTTGTACCCGGGCTCTACCCAAACCAACTTCTTCGACGACATCCCCGGCACCAACGCCAACCCCTCGATGATGCAACCCGAGGACATTGCCGGTGCCATTGTGTACGCCATCGAAACACCGTTCAACTTCCACATCGTGGACATGGAAATGCGGCCCTTGCAGCCGAAAAAAGGCTAA
- a CDS encoding tetratricopeptide repeat protein, whose protein sequence is METSPSRLQQLLAFYEEDPNDPFTVYAIATEYRSAGNADAAWQFYQKLLLEHPDYVGTYYHAGKLKQELGAAAEAEQIFRAGLVTARKAGQMHAASELQQALNQLLGLDYEDD, encoded by the coding sequence ATGGAAACCTCCCCGAGCCGCCTCCAGCAATTGCTGGCTTTCTACGAAGAAGATCCGAACGACCCGTTCACGGTATACGCCATTGCTACCGAATACCGTTCGGCGGGCAATGCCGATGCTGCCTGGCAGTTTTACCAAAAACTTCTGCTTGAACACCCTGATTACGTGGGCACTTACTACCACGCCGGCAAGCTGAAGCAAGAACTAGGCGCCGCCGCCGAAGCCGAACAAATTTTTCGGGCCGGATTGGTAACGGCCCGCAAAGCTGGCCAAATGCACGCCGCCTCCGAGCTGCAGCAGGCACTCAACCAACTGCTCGGCCTCGA
- a CDS encoding SDR family oxidoreductase codes for MQKTIVVTGGTKGIGRAILIRFAEAGFQLVTCSRSADSIEALRTDLQARFPQTPLHALPVDLSRANEARRFVDFVLGLGTSVDVLVNNAGYFTPGRLQDDAADGSVMREMLAVNLLSAYDVTRGLLPHMLEQEGGGHIFTMCSTASVTAYPNGGAYGVAKFALYGMTKNLREELKHSNLRVTAILPGATLTASWEGVDLPAERFMKAEDVAEAVYGAYSLSPQAVIEEILMRPQLGDI; via the coding sequence ATGCAGAAAACAATTGTAGTAACGGGTGGCACCAAGGGCATTGGAAGGGCAATTTTAATTCGATTTGCCGAAGCCGGCTTCCAGCTGGTCACGTGTTCGCGCTCGGCCGATAGTATCGAGGCGCTGCGCACCGATTTGCAGGCGCGCTTTCCGCAAACGCCGCTGCACGCCCTGCCCGTTGATTTAAGCCGTGCCAACGAGGCCCGCCGCTTCGTGGATTTTGTGCTGGGCCTAGGTACCAGCGTTGATGTGCTGGTAAACAACGCCGGGTATTTTACCCCCGGCCGCTTGCAAGACGACGCCGCCGATGGCTCCGTTATGCGCGAAATGCTGGCGGTAAATCTGCTCAGTGCTTATGACGTTACGCGCGGCTTGCTGCCGCACATGCTCGAGCAGGAGGGGGGCGGCCATATCTTCACGATGTGCTCCACGGCCAGCGTTACGGCGTACCCCAACGGCGGGGCATACGGTGTAGCCAAGTTTGCCCTTTATGGCATGACGAAGAACCTGCGCGAAGAGCTAAAACACAGCAACCTGCGCGTTACGGCTATTTTGCCCGGGGCTACTTTAACTGCCAGCTGGGAAGGCGTAGACTTGCCCGCCGAACGCTTTATGAAAGCCGAAGACGTGGCCGAAGCCGTGTACGGTGCCTACAGCCTCTCGCCGCAAGCGGTAATTGAGGAAATCCTGATGCGCCCGCAGCTGGGGGATATTTAG
- a CDS encoding ABC transporter ATP-binding protein: MIEVHNVHKSFGDSPILRGITCTFETGKCNLVLGGSGTGKSVLLKCIVGLLKPDIGSITFDGTIFTNNKIEIRQEIRKQIGMLFQASALFDSMNVFENVEFPLRMLTPDMSKEERRDRVEFCLKRVGLENAGPKMPSELSGGMKKRVGIARAIAPNCTYLFCDEPNSGLDPLTSIKIDELIYEITHEYGITTVIITHDMNSVVEIGDHIVFLHKGLKLWDGTKDEILNAQVPELKDFIFSSSLVRAAKKVEQEGGTIETNVGEPIQGE; encoded by the coding sequence ATGATTGAAGTACACAACGTTCATAAGAGCTTCGGCGATTCGCCCATTCTCAGGGGCATTACCTGCACTTTCGAAACGGGCAAGTGCAACCTGGTGCTGGGCGGTTCGGGCACGGGCAAATCGGTGCTGCTCAAATGCATCGTGGGCTTGTTGAAGCCCGACATCGGCTCCATCACTTTCGACGGCACCATTTTCACGAACAACAAAATTGAAATCCGGCAGGAAATCCGCAAACAGATCGGGATGCTGTTTCAGGCTTCGGCGTTGTTCGACTCCATGAACGTGTTCGAGAACGTAGAATTCCCGCTGCGGATGCTTACGCCCGACATGAGCAAGGAGGAGCGCCGCGACCGGGTGGAGTTTTGCTTGAAGCGCGTGGGCCTCGAAAACGCCGGCCCTAAAATGCCCTCTGAGTTATCGGGCGGCATGAAAAAGCGCGTGGGTATTGCACGGGCCATTGCGCCCAATTGCACCTACCTGTTCTGCGACGAGCCCAACTCCGGCCTCGACCCGCTTACCAGCATCAAAATCGACGAGCTGATTTACGAAATCACCCACGAGTACGGCATCACCACCGTCATCATCACCCACGACATGAACTCGGTGGTGGAAATCGGCGACCATATCGTGTTTTTGCACAAGGGCCTGAAGCTGTGGGACGGCACCAAAGACGAAATCCTCAACGCCCAAGTGCCCGAGCTCAAAGACTTCATTTTCAGCAGCAGCCTGGTGCGCGCCGCCAAAAAAGTGGAGCAGGAAGGCGGCACCATCGAAACCAACGTGGGCGAACCGATCCAGGGCGAGTAA
- a CDS encoding electron transfer flavoprotein subunit alpha/FixB family protein, whose translation MSVLVVVECDKGEVKKSSLEVASYGAQVAQALGTTATAVAVGEASEASLASLGEQGIGKVLYDNDARLKEFVNGAYTKLIAAAAKQEQAQVIVLANSNIGTSVGSRLAVRLQASLATNVVELPRVEGGKFTVKRGAYSGKAFSDVVLVNDRKIIAVKKNSIEALHNAGQTAQVQSFSAQLADADFADAPKQVIMQEQTGGVPLPEADKVVSGGRGMKGPENWHLIEELAKALGAATACSKPVSDVDWRPHHEHVGQTGITVSPNLYIACGISGAIQHLAGVNSSKVIVVINKDPEAPFFKAADYGIVGDVFDVLPKLTQAVKDLS comes from the coding sequence ATGTCTGTACTCGTAGTAGTAGAATGCGATAAGGGCGAAGTAAAAAAGTCTTCGCTCGAAGTGGCCTCGTACGGGGCACAAGTAGCCCAGGCACTAGGTACCACCGCTACAGCTGTTGCCGTGGGCGAAGCCTCGGAAGCCAGCCTGGCCAGCCTTGGTGAGCAAGGCATTGGCAAAGTGCTGTACGACAACGATGCCCGCCTGAAAGAATTTGTAAACGGCGCCTACACCAAGCTCATCGCGGCCGCCGCCAAGCAGGAGCAGGCCCAGGTAATTGTGCTGGCCAACAGCAACATCGGCACCTCGGTAGGCTCGCGCCTGGCCGTGCGCCTGCAGGCCAGCCTGGCCACCAACGTGGTGGAGTTGCCCCGCGTAGAGGGCGGCAAGTTTACGGTGAAGCGCGGTGCCTACTCGGGCAAGGCCTTCTCCGACGTGGTGCTGGTAAACGACCGCAAAATCATTGCCGTTAAGAAAAACAGCATTGAGGCCCTGCACAACGCCGGCCAAACCGCGCAAGTGCAGTCGTTCTCGGCGCAGTTGGCCGATGCCGACTTTGCCGACGCGCCCAAGCAGGTAATCATGCAGGAGCAAACCGGCGGCGTACCGCTGCCCGAAGCCGACAAGGTGGTATCGGGCGGCCGCGGCATGAAAGGCCCCGAAAACTGGCACCTCATCGAGGAGCTGGCTAAGGCCCTAGGTGCCGCTACGGCCTGCTCCAAACCCGTATCCGATGTTGACTGGCGCCCCCACCACGAGCACGTGGGCCAAACCGGCATCACCGTTTCGCCGAACCTGTACATTGCTTGCGGCATTTCGGGCGCTATTCAGCACTTAGCGGGCGTTAACTCCTCCAAAGTCATTGTAGTAATCAACAAAGACCCCGAGGCACCGTTCTTCAAAGCGGCCGATTACGGCATTGTGGGCGACGTGTTCGACGTGCTGCCCAAGCTGACCCAGGCCGTTAAGGACCTGAGCTAG
- a CDS encoding electron transfer flavoprotein subunit beta/FixA family protein: MKFLVCISNVPDTTTKITFTPDNKELNKAGVQFVINPWDEYALTRAIELKEQLGGTVTVLNVGEADTEPNIRKALAIGADDAIRVNAKPTDAFFVAQQIAAVAKDGGYDVILMGKESIDYNGFQVHGMVGELLGIPTVAPAMKLDMSGNSATLEREIEGGKEIVEVQTPFVVSCQEPMCEPRIPNMRGIMTARTKPLKVVEATGQGAATEVVEYALPPKKQGVKLIEAENAGELIRLLRNEAKVI; this comes from the coding sequence ATGAAGTTCCTCGTTTGCATCAGCAACGTTCCCGACACCACCACCAAAATTACGTTCACGCCCGATAACAAGGAGTTGAACAAGGCTGGCGTTCAGTTTGTGATTAACCCTTGGGATGAATACGCCCTCACCCGCGCCATCGAGCTCAAGGAACAACTCGGCGGCACCGTTACGGTACTCAACGTAGGCGAGGCCGATACCGAGCCCAACATCCGCAAGGCCCTGGCCATTGGCGCCGACGACGCCATCCGCGTGAATGCCAAACCCACCGACGCGTTCTTCGTGGCCCAGCAAATTGCTGCCGTGGCCAAAGACGGTGGCTACGACGTCATCCTGATGGGCAAAGAAAGCATCGACTACAACGGCTTCCAGGTGCACGGCATGGTAGGCGAGCTGCTCGGCATCCCGACGGTGGCCCCTGCCATGAAGCTAGACATGAGCGGCAACTCGGCTACGCTGGAGCGCGAAATCGAGGGCGGCAAGGAAATCGTGGAGGTGCAAACGCCCTTCGTGGTTTCGTGCCAGGAGCCGATGTGCGAACCCCGTATCCCGAACATGCGCGGCATCATGACGGCCCGCACCAAGCCGCTGAAAGTGGTGGAAGCCACGGGCCAGGGCGCCGCAACCGAAGTAGTGGAGTACGCCCTGCCGCCCAAAAAGCAAGGCGTAAAGCTAATCGAAGCCGAAAACGCCGGCGAGCTGATTCGTTTGCTGCGCAACGAAGCCAAAGTTATCTAA
- the gldA gene encoding gliding motility-associated ABC transporter ATP-binding subunit GldA → MVEIQHLTKLFGTQAAVNDISFSAGRGEILGFLGPNGAGKSTTMKIATGYLPPSAGTVRIADFDVVEHPLEVRRRVGYLPEHNPLYLDMYVHEYLDFIGRVHGLSGGALRERVKELVARVGLTREQNKQIGALSKGYRQRVGLAQALVHDPQVLILDEPTTGLDPNQIGEIRQLIRELGQDKTVIFSTHILPEVQALCDRVVIISRGQLVADSPVRDLGALAKGETIIRAEFEGTIDPTSLRQLPGIRAVEQAAGGVWVIRTDGRGDQRRAISQLAAQQGWLLLGLRQEEQSLEQVFQQLTTKK, encoded by the coding sequence ATGGTTGAAATCCAACATTTGACCAAGCTTTTTGGTACCCAGGCCGCCGTCAACGACATCAGTTTTTCGGCGGGCCGGGGCGAAATCTTAGGTTTTCTGGGCCCGAACGGCGCCGGCAAAAGCACCACCATGAAGATTGCCACCGGCTACCTGCCGCCCAGCGCAGGTACGGTGCGCATTGCCGATTTCGACGTGGTAGAGCACCCGCTGGAGGTGCGCCGCCGCGTGGGATACTTGCCCGAGCACAACCCGCTCTACCTCGATATGTACGTGCACGAGTACCTCGATTTCATCGGGCGGGTGCACGGCCTGTCGGGCGGTGCGCTGCGCGAACGGGTAAAAGAGCTGGTGGCCCGCGTAGGCCTTACGCGCGAGCAGAACAAGCAAATCGGTGCCCTCTCCAAAGGCTACCGGCAGCGCGTAGGGTTGGCCCAGGCCTTGGTGCACGATCCGCAGGTGCTTATCCTCGACGAACCCACCACCGGCCTCGACCCCAACCAGATCGGCGAAATCCGGCAGCTTATTCGCGAGCTAGGTCAGGATAAAACCGTCATCTTCAGCACGCACATTTTGCCCGAAGTGCAAGCCCTCTGCGACCGGGTGGTCATCATCAGCCGCGGGCAGTTGGTAGCCGATTCGCCCGTGCGCGACCTAGGGGCGCTGGCCAAAGGCGAAACCATCATTCGCGCCGAGTTCGAGGGTACCATTGACCCAACGTCGCTGCGACAGCTACCGGGCATCAGAGCCGTGGAGCAAGCGGCGGGTGGCGTTTGGGTTATCCGCACCGATGGCCGCGGCGACCAACGCCGCGCCATTTCGCAACTGGCCGCTCAGCAAGGGTGGTTGCTGCTAGGTCTGCGGCAAGAAGAGCAGTCGTTGGAGCAGGTATTCCAGCAGCTGACCACTAAAAAATAG
- a CDS encoding MlaE family ABC transporter permease, translated as MVKVFGQYLLFLQSMLVRKERVRVLWNRTLDEAVSIGIDSVFIVSIVAAFIGAVTCVQIAYNLTNPLIPKATIGFMVREMTILELAPTITSIVLAGKVGSSIAGGLGTMRITEQIDALEVMGINSTSYLVFPRILGAIITFPLLVILAMVLSILGGYLAGTLSGALSAQEYIEGIRDAFIPYNIAFALIKSVVFAFLVSSISAYRGFFTEGGALEVGASSTTAVTHSIIAILVGDFVLAYTLL; from the coding sequence ATGGTCAAAGTTTTCGGCCAATATCTGCTTTTCCTGCAGAGCATGCTCGTCCGCAAAGAACGCGTGCGCGTGCTCTGGAACCGCACCCTCGACGAAGCCGTGAGCATCGGCATCGATTCGGTGTTCATCGTCAGCATTGTAGCGGCCTTTATCGGTGCCGTAACGTGCGTGCAAATTGCCTACAACCTCACCAACCCGCTTATTCCGAAGGCCACCATCGGCTTTATGGTGCGCGAAATGACCATCCTGGAATTGGCTCCCACCATCACCAGCATTGTGCTGGCTGGCAAAGTAGGCTCCAGCATTGCCGGCGGGCTGGGCACCATGCGCATCACCGAGCAAATTGATGCCCTGGAGGTAATGGGCATTAACTCCACTTCTTACCTAGTGTTTCCGCGCATCCTGGGGGCCATCATTACGTTTCCGTTGCTGGTAATCCTGGCCATGGTACTCTCAATCCTAGGTGGTTATCTGGCCGGTACGCTCTCGGGGGCCTTGTCAGCGCAGGAATACATCGAAGGCATCCGCGACGCCTTCATCCCCTACAACATCGCGTTTGCGCTGATTAAATCGGTGGTGTTTGCCTTCTTGGTGTCGTCCATTTCGGCGTACCGCGGCTTCTTTACCGAAGGCGGCGCGCTGGAGGTTGGCGCCAGCAGCACCACGGCCGTAACCCACTCCATTATTGCCATCCTCGTCGGCGACTTTGTGCTGGCTTACACGCTTTTGTAA
- a CDS encoding bifunctional nuclease family protein: MKKIQLEILGLSSSQSQSGSFALILGERHGNRRLPIIIGMFEAQSIAIQIEKINPNRPLTHDLFKSFAEQVNVSIIEVLISDLKEGVFYSKIVCTDGANTFELDSRPSDAIAIGLRFGVPIYTVESVMSEAGIILSDLDEGAESDDDDDDDDDETGSTRPEATETREPSGQVSLDELTKMLAQALEREDYEKAAKIRDELNKRNGGKE, from the coding sequence TTGAAAAAAATTCAGCTCGAAATACTGGGCTTGTCGTCGAGCCAATCGCAGTCGGGGTCGTTTGCTCTAATCCTGGGCGAGCGGCACGGCAACCGGCGCCTGCCCATCATTATCGGCATGTTCGAAGCGCAGAGCATTGCCATCCAGATCGAGAAAATCAACCCGAACCGTCCGCTTACCCACGATTTGTTCAAGTCGTTTGCCGAGCAGGTAAACGTGAGCATTATCGAAGTGCTGATTTCCGACCTGAAAGAAGGCGTGTTCTACTCGAAAATCGTGTGCACCGACGGCGCCAACACGTTTGAGCTGGACTCGCGGCCTTCCGATGCCATTGCCATTGGCTTGCGCTTCGGGGTTCCGATTTATACGGTTGAAAGCGTGATGAGCGAAGCCGGCATCATTTTGTCGGACTTGGACGAGGGCGCCGAGTCGGACGACGACGATGACGACGATGACGACGAAACCGGCAGCACCCGCCCCGAGGCCACCGAAACCCGCGAACCCAGCGGGCAAGTGTCGCTCGACGAGCTGACCAAGATGCTGGCCCAGGCACTCGAGCGCGAAGACTACGAGAAGGCGGCTAAAATCCGCGACGAATTGAACAAGCGCAACGGCGGCAAGGAGTAA
- the gldF gene encoding gliding motility-associated ABC transporter permease subunit GldF: MFAVLRKEFNAFLNSPVAYVVLGVFLVATGLFVWVFPDSSVLDYGFADLQTLFNLAPWIFLFLIPAITMRTFAEEKKAGTIELLLTRPLTDGQLVGGKYLACLLLALLALVPTLLYYYSVYQLGSPVGNIDSAAFAGSLIGLALLAAIFAAIGVLASALTRDQIIAFLVAVVGCFLVYSGFDSLASLFEGSTAYYIGQLGIAAHYRDLSKGLVDSRDVLYFISVVAAMLLATRLVLQSRNW, translated from the coding sequence ATGTTCGCCGTCCTTCGAAAAGAATTCAACGCCTTCCTCAACTCGCCGGTAGCCTACGTGGTGCTGGGTGTGTTTTTGGTTGCCACGGGCTTGTTCGTGTGGGTATTCCCCGACAGCTCCGTGCTCGATTATGGCTTTGCCGATCTGCAAACACTGTTTAACCTGGCCCCCTGGATCTTCCTGTTCCTGATTCCGGCCATTACCATGCGCACGTTTGCCGAAGAGAAGAAGGCCGGCACCATTGAGCTGTTGCTCACCCGCCCACTTACCGATGGGCAGCTAGTAGGAGGGAAGTACCTGGCCTGCCTACTGCTGGCGTTGCTGGCTCTGGTGCCCACGCTGCTGTACTACTACTCGGTGTACCAACTTGGCTCGCCGGTGGGCAACATAGATTCGGCAGCCTTTGCTGGTTCGCTGATTGGCTTGGCGCTACTCGCGGCCATTTTTGCGGCCATTGGTGTGCTAGCCTCGGCCCTCACGCGCGACCAAATCATTGCCTTTTTGGTGGCCGTGGTAGGATGCTTTCTGGTGTACTCCGGCTTCGATTCGTTGGCTTCGTTGTTCGAAGGCTCCACGGCCTACTACATCGGCCAGCTGGGCATAGCCGCGCACTACCGCGACCTAAGCAAAGGCCTCGTCGACTCGCGCGACGTGCTGTATTTCATATCGGTAGTAGCCGCTATGCTGCTGGCTACGCGCCTCGTATTGCAAAGCCGTAACTGGTAA
- the gldG gene encoding gliding motility-associated ABC transporter substrate-binding protein GldG has translation METTPAATPAPVTAAAPASRKQRDLLRFGFIILGLVLLNFIGQQFFFRLDLTEDKRYSMSPATEQLLEQMPEPVTVTVYLAGDFPPAFRRLSQATRETLDEMQVHAGTKLRYVFVDPSAATSEAERQKEYQRLIQKGLNPTNLGANENGKRVEKIIFPWATVTVGSREENVLLLRGNQAAPPDVRLNQSIEGLEYELASAIRRLEPGQRKLIGIVEGHGEPDNAQLYDLIATLQRDHNVYRIDLNKVTEQNMKSLSAVIVAKPERAYTEPEKYKLDKFITEGGRALFFVDAMRVNLDSANRGGMLSFPLDLNLTDLLFTYGARVNGDLILDINSGLIPLVTGMTGNKPNVEPMPWQFYPIVNGYSPHPIVRNLDAVYLKFVSTIDTVKAKGIRKTPLMYTSRYTRVLPAPVPINLNDARLPADPKLYTSGPKPVGYLLEGQFRSLFANRTKPGTSQFVPAQSPQAKPGKIVLVSDGDLVRNDVDPKTGRPVPLGFDRLATTRFANRELVQNAVDYLLDETGLISVRGKEITLRPLDKVKVNSEKSKWQLLNLGAPLALLAGFGLVRAWLRKRKYASFASE, from the coding sequence ATGGAAACAACTCCCGCCGCCACGCCCGCACCCGTTACCGCTGCCGCTCCGGCCTCGCGCAAGCAGCGCGATTTGCTGCGCTTCGGCTTCATTATCCTAGGTCTGGTACTGCTCAACTTTATCGGGCAGCAGTTCTTTTTCCGCCTCGACCTCACCGAGGACAAACGCTACAGCATGTCGCCGGCAACGGAGCAGCTGCTGGAGCAAATGCCCGAGCCCGTAACCGTTACGGTATACCTGGCCGGCGACTTTCCGCCAGCCTTCCGTCGCTTGTCACAAGCCACGCGCGAAACCCTCGACGAAATGCAGGTACACGCCGGCACCAAGCTGCGCTACGTGTTCGTCGACCCTTCGGCCGCAACTTCCGAGGCCGAGCGCCAGAAGGAGTACCAGCGCCTCATTCAGAAAGGACTGAACCCAACCAACCTAGGGGCCAACGAAAACGGCAAGCGCGTCGAGAAGATCATCTTCCCGTGGGCTACCGTTACGGTGGGCAGCCGCGAAGAAAACGTGCTGCTGCTGCGCGGCAACCAGGCCGCCCCACCCGATGTGCGCCTCAACCAAAGCATCGAAGGCTTGGAATACGAGCTGGCCAGTGCCATCCGGCGCCTGGAGCCGGGCCAGCGCAAGCTCATCGGCATTGTGGAAGGCCACGGAGAGCCCGACAACGCACAGCTTTACGACCTGATTGCCACCTTGCAGCGCGACCACAACGTGTACCGCATCGACCTGAACAAGGTAACCGAGCAGAACATGAAGTCGCTTTCGGCGGTGATTGTGGCTAAGCCCGAGCGCGCTTACACCGAGCCGGAGAAATACAAGCTCGATAAGTTTATCACCGAAGGCGGCCGGGCCTTGTTCTTCGTGGATGCCATGCGCGTGAACCTCGACAGCGCCAACCGCGGCGGCATGCTCTCGTTCCCTCTCGATCTGAACCTCACCGACTTGCTGTTCACCTACGGTGCCCGCGTCAACGGCGACCTGATTTTGGACATCAATTCGGGGCTGATTCCGCTGGTAACGGGCATGACGGGCAACAAGCCCAACGTTGAGCCCATGCCGTGGCAGTTTTACCCTATTGTCAACGGTTACAGCCCGCACCCCATCGTACGCAACCTCGATGCGGTGTACCTGAAGTTTGTGAGCACCATTGATACAGTGAAGGCCAAGGGCATCCGCAAAACACCGCTGATGTACACCTCGCGCTACACCCGCGTGCTGCCCGCGCCCGTGCCCATCAACCTGAACGACGCCCGCCTGCCCGCCGACCCCAAGCTCTACACCAGCGGCCCCAAGCCCGTGGGCTACTTGCTCGAAGGGCAGTTCCGCTCGTTGTTTGCCAACCGCACCAAGCCCGGAACCTCGCAATTTGTGCCGGCGCAAAGCCCGCAAGCCAAGCCCGGCAAAATCGTGCTCGTGTCGGACGGCGACTTGGTGCGCAACGACGTGGACCCCAAAACCGGCCGCCCCGTACCCCTGGGCTTCGACCGCCTGGCTACCACCCGCTTTGCCAACCGCGAACTGGTGCAGAACGCCGTGGATTACCTGCTCGACGAAACCGGCCTGATTTCGGTGCGCGGCAAAGAAATCACCCTGCGCCCGCTCGACAAGGTGAAGGTGAACTCCGAGAAGAGCAAATGGCAGCTACTAAACCTAGGCGCTCCGCTGGCGCTGCTGGCCGGCTTTGGGTTGGTGCGCGCCTGGCTGCGCAAGCGCAAGTACGCCTCCTTCGCCAGCGAGTAG
- a CDS encoding head GIN domain-containing protein, whose protein sequence is MEKVLSSLVKAAQDRARPWVRAYAGKALLLGAPLLLLGCRKDQEGDCFKSSGPVTTERRELAAFHVLRLYDNVEVTVVQDTETYAKVRTGRNLQEDLKLNVQDGTLTISNTSRCNWVRRYDVPRQVTLHVPRLTDVFHVGEKTMRTEGTFLQDTLFLHLSRAGDLEFNVECKYLWVDLYELGDMKLSGQSDELIATVGDLGRLFAKDLTTKRASVHLDKLSDGDAHVRTLDFLGATVAGTGTLYYSGPPAQKDVKVTGKGKAAAVQ, encoded by the coding sequence TTGGAAAAAGTTTTGAGCTCGTTGGTAAAAGCCGCGCAAGATAGGGCCCGGCCGTGGGTAAGGGCATACGCAGGCAAGGCCTTGCTGTTGGGAGCACCGCTGCTGCTCCTAGGTTGCCGCAAAGACCAGGAAGGTGACTGCTTCAAGAGCAGCGGCCCCGTCACCACCGAGCGCCGCGAGCTGGCAGCTTTTCATGTGCTGCGCCTCTACGACAACGTGGAAGTAACCGTGGTGCAGGATACCGAAACCTACGCCAAGGTGCGCACCGGCCGCAATTTGCAGGAAGACTTGAAGCTGAACGTGCAGGACGGCACGCTCACCATCAGCAACACCAGCCGCTGCAACTGGGTACGCCGCTACGATGTGCCGCGCCAGGTAACGCTGCACGTGCCGCGCCTCACCGATGTGTTTCATGTGGGCGAGAAAACCATGCGCACCGAAGGCACCTTCCTGCAGGACACACTATTTTTGCACCTCTCCCGCGCCGGCGACCTAGAGTTCAACGTGGAGTGCAAGTACCTGTGGGTTGATTTGTACGAGCTGGGCGACATGAAACTCAGCGGCCAGTCGGACGAACTCATAGCTACCGTCGGCGACCTAGGGCGTTTGTTCGCCAAGGACCTTACCACCAAGCGCGCCTCCGTACACCTCGATAAACTCAGCGACGGCGACGCGCACGTGCGCACCCTCGATTTCCTAGGTGCCACGGTAGCCGGCACCGGCACGCTGTACTACAGCGGCCCGCCGGCGCAGAAGGACGTGAAAGTGACAGGCAAGGGCAAAGCGGCGGCAGTGCAATGA